The Flaviramulus sp. BrNp1-15 genome has a window encoding:
- the trmB gene encoding tRNA (guanosine(46)-N7)-methyltransferase TrmB, which produces MGSKNKLRRFKENETFINVFQPSRDELVNLNFSLKGHWRTQVFKNENPLVLELGCGKGEYSVALAKKYPNKNFIGIDIKGARFWRGAKTAIEEHISNVAFLRTQIELIDYAFAENEVDEIWITFPDPQIKYKRTKHRMTNAEFLKRYKQILKPEGVVNLKTDSEFMHGYTLGLLHGAGHEVLYANHNVYKQEGSPEDVTSIQTFYESQYLEQNKPITYIRFKIN; this is translated from the coding sequence GTGGGTAGTAAAAATAAACTAAGAAGGTTTAAAGAGAATGAAACTTTTATAAATGTATTCCAACCATCAAGAGATGAGTTAGTTAACTTAAATTTTAGTTTAAAAGGACATTGGAGAACACAAGTTTTTAAAAATGAAAATCCGTTAGTATTAGAGTTGGGTTGTGGTAAGGGAGAATACTCAGTAGCATTAGCAAAAAAATACCCAAACAAAAATTTTATAGGTATAGATATAAAAGGTGCGCGTTTTTGGCGAGGAGCAAAAACAGCTATTGAAGAACATATTTCTAATGTAGCCTTTTTACGCACACAAATAGAATTGATAGATTATGCCTTTGCTGAAAACGAAGTAGATGAAATCTGGATTACTTTTCCAGACCCGCAAATAAAATATAAGCGTACTAAACACCGAATGACGAATGCAGAGTTTTTAAAACGTTACAAGCAAATTTTAAAGCCAGAAGGTGTTGTAAACCTAAAAACCGATAGCGAATTTATGCATGGTTATACCCTTGGTTTATTGCATGGCGCAGGACACGAAGTACTTTACGCAAACCATAACGTTTACAAGCAAGAAGGTAGTCCAGAAGATGTAACAAGCATTCAAACCTTTTATGAATCTCAGTATTTAGAACAAAACAAACCAATTACGTATATTAGGTTTAAAATAAACTAA
- a CDS encoding LysE family transporter, giving the protein MNITFIFFIGLVVALIGVIPPGLLNMTAAKISLKEGHVRGIMFSVGVCVVVLIQTYVASVFARYLSMHPEVIDILQRMAFVIFILITIYFLFIAKSKQKQQVTPKTKSKHSRFFQGMLLSSINVFPIPYQAYMTITLASFGWLDFSQISIISYVSGAAMGTFVMLYVYIFFFDKIKGKSFTSQKSMNYIIGAITGIIAIVTLINIIKEL; this is encoded by the coding sequence GTGAATATAACTTTTATCTTTTTTATAGGCTTAGTTGTAGCATTAATTGGGGTTATTCCTCCTGGGTTGTTAAATATGACAGCCGCTAAAATTAGCTTAAAAGAAGGGCATGTAAGAGGTATAATGTTTTCTGTGGGTGTTTGTGTGGTTGTACTAATTCAAACCTATGTCGCGTCAGTTTTTGCACGCTATTTAAGTATGCATCCAGAGGTTATAGATATACTTCAGCGTATGGCTTTTGTTATTTTTATTTTAATTACAATATACTTTTTGTTTATAGCAAAATCTAAACAAAAACAACAAGTTACACCAAAAACAAAGAGTAAACATAGTCGGTTTTTTCAAGGAATGCTATTGTCTTCAATTAATGTGTTTCCTATACCTTATCAAGCATACATGACAATTACTTTAGCATCGTTTGGATGGTTAGATTTTAGTCAAATAAGTATCATTTCATACGTTTCTGGTGCTGCCATGGGGACTTTTGTAATGTTGTATGTATATATTTTCTTTTTTGATAAAATTAAGGGGAAATCATTCACTTCTCAAAAAAGCATGAACTATATTATTGGCGCTATTACTGGAATTATAGCTATCGTAACTTTAATTAATATTATTAAAGAGCTTTAG
- a CDS encoding MGMT family protein yields the protein MKPETLNFFDKVYEVAKRIPYGKVTSYGAIANYLGAARSARMVGYAMNGSVAKDVPAHRVVNRKGLLTGKHHFDGTNLMQQLLESEGVKVVDNQVQNLESVFWDPSKEL from the coding sequence ATGAAACCAGAAACACTTAATTTTTTTGATAAAGTTTACGAGGTGGCAAAACGTATACCTTATGGAAAAGTGACAAGTTATGGTGCTATTGCAAACTATCTAGGAGCTGCTAGAAGTGCACGTATGGTTGGGTATGCTATGAATGGTTCGGTTGCTAAAGATGTACCAGCACATCGTGTTGTAAATAGAAAAGGGTTATTAACGGGTAAACATCATTTTGATGGTACAAATTTAATGCAGCAATTATTAGAAAGTGAAGGAGTAAAAGTTGTTGATAATCAGGTTCAAAACTTAGAAAGTGTGTTCTGGGACCCTTCAAAGGAATTGTAG
- a CDS encoding Mrp/NBP35 family ATP-binding protein, whose amino-acid sequence MKLNKQDILKALESITVPGEGQNMVESGAVKNVITFGDEVIVDITINNPSLQAKKRTEVDILKTIHEQVYEKAKITVNVKVDAPAKPKANVIKGNPIPGIQNIVAVASGKGGVGKSTVTANLAVTLSKMGFKVGVLDADIYGPSIPIMFDVEAEKPLAVNVGGKSKMKPVENYGVKILSIGFFTQPNQAVVWRGPMAAKALNQMIFDAHWGEIDFLLIDLPPGTGDIHLSIMQSLPITGAVVVSTPQNIALADAKKGVAMFQQESINVPVLGIIENMAYFTPAELPDNKYYIFGQEGAKHLAKDLQVPFLGELPLVQSIREAGDVGRPAALQTATPLEKAFDELTKNVVQEVVRRNDDLPPTEAIKITTMAGCSAVKK is encoded by the coding sequence ATGAAGCTTAATAAACAAGATATATTAAAGGCATTAGAGTCTATTACAGTTCCAGGTGAAGGACAAAACATGGTAGAAAGTGGAGCGGTTAAAAACGTTATAACTTTTGGTGATGAGGTTATTGTAGATATCACGATAAACAACCCTAGTTTACAGGCTAAAAAACGTACTGAAGTAGATATCCTTAAAACTATACATGAGCAAGTTTACGAAAAAGCAAAAATAACTGTAAATGTAAAAGTTGATGCTCCTGCAAAACCAAAAGCTAATGTTATAAAAGGAAATCCAATTCCGGGTATTCAAAATATAGTTGCTGTTGCGTCTGGTAAAGGTGGCGTTGGTAAATCTACAGTTACAGCAAATTTAGCAGTTACTTTATCTAAAATGGGTTTTAAAGTTGGGGTTTTAGATGCCGATATTTATGGACCATCTATTCCTATAATGTTTGATGTAGAAGCCGAAAAACCATTAGCTGTTAATGTTGGTGGAAAATCTAAAATGAAGCCTGTTGAGAATTACGGAGTAAAAATATTATCTATTGGGTTTTTTACGCAACCCAATCAAGCGGTGGTTTGGCGAGGACCAATGGCTGCAAAAGCTTTAAATCAAATGATTTTTGATGCACATTGGGGAGAGATTGATTTTCTGTTAATAGATTTACCACCAGGAACCGGAGATATTCATTTAAGTATCATGCAATCCTTACCAATAACAGGTGCTGTTGTAGTTAGTACACCTCAAAATATAGCATTGGCTGATGCTAAAAAAGGGGTAGCTATGTTTCAACAAGAAAGCATAAATGTACCTGTTCTAGGAATTATTGAAAATATGGCGTACTTTACTCCTGCCGAATTACCAGATAATAAATACTATATATTTGGACAAGAAGGCGCAAAACATCTAGCTAAAGATTTACAAGTACCATTTTTAGGCGAATTACCCTTAGTACAAAGTATTAGAGAAGCTGGAGATGTTGGTAGACCTGCGGCATTACAAACAGCTACACCATTAGAGAAAGCATTTGATGAATTAACAAAAAATGTAGTGCAGGAGGTAGTAAGACGTAACGATGATTTACCACCAACTGAAGCAATTAAAATAACAACAATGGCAGGCTGTTCAGCAGTTAAAAAGTAA
- a CDS encoding NifU family protein codes for MTSEELKIEVEKALEEIRPFLQSDGGDISLLSIEDDKLVKVQLKGACVGCSVNQMTLKSGVEMTIKKYAPQIEQVINID; via the coding sequence ATGACATCAGAAGAATTAAAAATTGAAGTAGAAAAAGCTTTAGAAGAAATTCGCCCGTTTTTACAAAGTGATGGTGGCGATATTTCATTATTATCTATTGAAGATGATAAATTGGTAAAAGTGCAATTAAAAGGAGCATGCGTAGGCTGTAGCGTCAATCAAATGACACTAAAATCTGGTGTAGAAATGACTATAAAAAAATATGCGCCTCAAATAGAGCAAGTTATAAATATTGACTAA
- a CDS encoding HEPN domain-containing protein, with product MENEASKYFLNAAQKLNQANKELFKPEEDVVTYLVCKNSQYAIENFLKGYLLKNGVNPTEYETIDSLYDQCKTINKNFKKVNLSGFDCKAHNLDSRFCNEISKVNNCFDIADSLDTFLRREKII from the coding sequence ATGGAAAATGAAGCTAGTAAGTATTTTTTAAATGCTGCACAAAAGTTGAATCAGGCTAACAAAGAGCTATTCAAACCCGAAGAAGATGTTGTAACATATTTAGTTTGCAAAAACTCGCAATATGCTATTGAAAATTTTTTAAAAGGTTATCTTTTAAAAAACGGTGTTAATCCCACTGAATATGAAACTATAGACAGCCTTTACGATCAATGTAAAACTATTAATAAAAATTTCAAAAAAGTAAACTTATCAGGTTTTGATTGTAAAGCTCACAATTTAGATAGTAGATTTTGTAATGAGATTTCTAAAGTTAACAATTGCTTTGATATAGCTGATAGTTTAGACACCTTTTTAAGAAGAGAAAAAATTATTTAA
- the nifJ gene encoding pyruvate:ferredoxin (flavodoxin) oxidoreductase produces MMKKFPKLISDANEAVARVAHKTNEVCAIYPITPASPMGEHVDVYSSKGQKNIWNNIPRIVEMQSEGGAAGAVHGSLQAGALTTTFTASQGLLLMIPNMYKMAGELLPSVIHVAARTVATHALSIFGDHSDVMAARQTGFSMLFGGSVQEAHDLALIAQVATLKSRVPFLNIFDGFRTSHEISKIDSIPDEVIKAMMPEDKVLEHKKRSLDPDHPVIRGTSQNPDVFFQAREAANKFYEKVPGIVETTMNEFYEHTGRRYSLFYYEGHPEAERVIILMGSGEGAARETVEAMVNNGEKVGVLFVRLFRPFSIKHFVNELPKTVKKIAVLDRTKEPGSVGEPLYIDVVTALNESDREMPIVVGGRYGLSSKEFTPQMVKGVYDELLDDKPKNHFTVGINDDVTFTSLPIDETFTIESNTINCMFYGLGSDGTVGANKNSIKIIGDTTDNFVQGYFVYDSKKAGAQTISHLRFGPKPIYSTYLIDKADFIASHQFNFIEKYNMVSDLKHGGTFLLNSPYSKDEIWNHLPKKLQQDIIEKEANFYIVDASKVAEESNLGKRTNTVLQTCFFAISGVLPKEEAIQRIKDAIVKSYSHKGEKIVKMNFTAVDNALANLEKVDYPKEITSEKSLQTAMHNAPNGFVTEVLEKILGGFGDELPVSAFPVDGTFPTGTSKYEKSGIADSVPVWDDIDLCTQCNKCVAICPHAAIRAKVVNNSELANAPASLKSVPAKGRPFNKDEESYVLQVSPQDCTGCDLCVAVCPAVSKEVENFKAINMHKKLKVEAVEDVNWDYFIDLPDYNRTELQITNVKGSQFLEPLFEFSGACSGCGETPYIKLLTQLYGDSILIANATGCSSIYGGNLPTTPYTTNEFGRGPAWANSLFEDNAEFGLGMKLALSKKQEIAVDLLKSIENEVGTELVDAILNNPEKTEAEKAENFKNLDKLKVKLASINNENAKKLSQLTEYLRKKSVWILGGDGWAYDIGYGGVDHIMASGENINIMVLDTEVYSNTGGQTSKATPLGASAKFSVSGKRTSKKSLALQAVSYENVYVAQVAIGAKDLQTLKAIEEAEAYDGPSLIIAYSHCGEHGYDLKDGAIHQEKAVETGYWPLFRFDPSKPKGKKFRLDSKAPSAPLEDFMYMETRFSRVVKDDAELGSRLLKQAQEEVDSKWERLELYRDM; encoded by the coding sequence ATGATGAAAAAATTTCCAAAACTAATTAGTGATGCCAATGAAGCAGTAGCCAGAGTTGCACATAAAACTAACGAGGTATGTGCCATATACCCCATTACACCTGCATCGCCCATGGGCGAACATGTAGATGTGTACAGCTCAAAAGGGCAAAAAAATATTTGGAATAATATTCCTAGAATTGTAGAAATGCAAAGTGAAGGTGGTGCTGCTGGTGCAGTTCATGGATCTTTACAAGCTGGTGCCCTAACTACAACTTTTACAGCGTCTCAAGGGTTACTATTAATGATTCCAAACATGTATAAAATGGCTGGTGAATTATTACCATCTGTAATACATGTTGCAGCTAGAACAGTTGCTACACATGCACTATCTATTTTTGGCGACCATTCCGACGTTATGGCTGCAAGACAAACAGGATTTTCTATGCTATTTGGGGGATCTGTTCAAGAAGCTCATGATTTAGCATTAATTGCCCAAGTGGCAACATTAAAATCTAGAGTACCTTTCTTAAATATTTTTGACGGATTTAGAACCTCTCACGAGATTTCTAAAATTGATTCAATTCCTGATGAAGTCATTAAAGCAATGATGCCAGAAGACAAGGTTTTAGAACATAAAAAACGTTCGCTTGACCCAGATCACCCTGTAATAAGAGGTACTTCGCAAAATCCAGATGTATTCTTCCAAGCTAGAGAAGCAGCGAATAAATTTTATGAAAAAGTACCAGGCATTGTTGAAACAACAATGAATGAATTCTACGAACATACTGGCCGCAGATACAGTTTATTCTATTATGAAGGTCATCCTGAAGCAGAACGTGTTATTATTTTAATGGGTTCTGGCGAGGGCGCAGCTAGAGAAACTGTTGAGGCTATGGTAAATAATGGCGAAAAAGTAGGTGTATTATTTGTTCGCTTGTTTAGACCATTCTCAATTAAACACTTTGTTAATGAGTTACCTAAAACCGTTAAGAAAATTGCAGTTCTTGATAGAACAAAAGAACCTGGAAGTGTTGGCGAACCTTTATACATTGATGTAGTTACCGCACTAAATGAAAGTGATAGAGAAATGCCTATTGTTGTTGGCGGACGTTATGGATTATCTTCAAAAGAATTTACGCCTCAAATGGTTAAAGGTGTTTATGACGAATTATTAGACGATAAACCTAAAAATCATTTCACAGTTGGTATTAATGATGATGTTACATTCACAAGCTTACCAATTGATGAAACTTTTACAATAGAAAGCAATACTATTAACTGTATGTTTTATGGTTTAGGGTCTGATGGTACTGTTGGAGCCAATAAAAACTCCATTAAAATTATTGGAGACACAACAGATAACTTTGTACAAGGATACTTTGTATACGATTCTAAAAAAGCCGGAGCCCAAACCATTTCTCACTTGCGTTTTGGCCCAAAACCAATCTATTCTACATATTTAATTGATAAAGCCGATTTTATAGCAAGCCATCAATTCAATTTTATTGAAAAATACAACATGGTTTCAGACTTAAAACACGGTGGAACATTCTTATTAAATTCACCATATTCTAAAGATGAAATTTGGAATCATTTACCAAAAAAATTACAACAAGACATTATTGAGAAAGAAGCTAATTTCTACATTGTTGATGCTAGTAAAGTAGCCGAAGAATCTAATCTTGGTAAACGAACAAACACTGTATTACAAACCTGTTTCTTTGCAATTTCAGGTGTTTTACCAAAAGAAGAAGCTATTCAAAGAATTAAGGATGCTATTGTGAAGTCTTACTCTCATAAAGGAGAAAAAATAGTAAAAATGAATTTTACTGCTGTTGATAATGCATTGGCAAATCTTGAAAAAGTAGATTATCCAAAAGAAATTACTAGCGAAAAATCTTTACAAACCGCAATGCATAATGCTCCAAACGGATTTGTTACCGAGGTATTAGAAAAAATCCTTGGCGGATTTGGAGACGAACTTCCAGTAAGTGCATTCCCTGTTGATGGTACATTCCCAACAGGAACCAGCAAATACGAAAAAAGTGGTATAGCAGATTCAGTTCCAGTTTGGGATGATATAGATTTATGTACGCAATGTAATAAATGTGTTGCTATTTGCCCACATGCTGCCATTCGAGCAAAAGTTGTAAATAACAGCGAATTAGCTAATGCACCCGCTTCATTAAAGTCGGTTCCAGCTAAAGGCAGACCTTTTAATAAAGATGAAGAATCTTATGTATTACAAGTATCTCCACAAGACTGTACAGGCTGTGATCTTTGTGTTGCTGTTTGTCCGGCAGTAAGTAAGGAGGTTGAAAACTTTAAAGCTATAAACATGCACAAAAAGCTTAAAGTTGAAGCTGTAGAAGATGTAAACTGGGATTACTTTATTGATTTACCTGATTACAATAGAACAGAATTACAAATCACAAATGTAAAAGGCTCACAATTTCTAGAACCTTTATTTGAATTCTCTGGAGCATGTTCTGGTTGTGGAGAAACACCATACATTAAGTTACTAACTCAATTATATGGAGATAGTATTTTAATAGCAAATGCAACAGGTTGTTCATCTATTTACGGAGGTAATTTACCAACTACACCATATACAACCAATGAGTTTGGTAGAGGTCCTGCTTGGGCAAACTCTTTATTTGAAGACAATGCTGAATTTGGTTTAGGTATGAAATTAGCTTTAAGTAAGAAACAGGAAATTGCTGTAGACTTACTTAAATCAATTGAAAATGAAGTTGGAACAGAATTAGTGGATGCCATTCTTAATAATCCTGAAAAAACTGAAGCAGAAAAGGCTGAAAATTTCAAAAATCTTGACAAATTAAAAGTTAAACTAGCAAGTATTAATAATGAAAATGCTAAAAAGCTTTCTCAACTTACCGAATATTTACGTAAAAAATCTGTATGGATTTTAGGTGGAGATGGTTGGGCTTATGATATTGGCTATGGTGGTGTAGATCACATTATGGCCTCTGGAGAAAACATAAATATTATGGTACTAGACACCGAGGTTTATTCTAATACTGGCGGACAAACCTCTAAAGCAACGCCTTTAGGTGCAAGTGCTAAATTCTCGGTATCTGGTAAACGTACCAGCAAGAAAAGTTTAGCATTACAAGCTGTTTCTTATGAAAATGTATATGTAGCTCAAGTAGCTATTGGGGCAAAAGATCTCCAAACATTAAAAGCTATTGAAGAGGCCGAGGCTTATGATGGTCCATCATTAATTATTGCTTATTCGCATTGTGGCGAACATGGTTATGATCTTAAAGATGGTGCTATTCATCAAGAAAAAGCTGTAGAAACAGGGTATTGGCCATTATTTAGATTTGATCCTTCTAAACCAAAAGGCAAAAAATTTAGATTAGACTCTAAAGCTCCATCTGCGCCACTTGAAGATTTCATGTATATGGAAACTCGTTTCTCAAGAGTTGTTAAAGATGATGCCGAATTAGGCTCTAGACTTCTTAAACAAGCTCAGGAAGAAGTAGATTCTAAATGGGAACGATTAGAACTCTACAGAGATATGTAA
- a CDS encoding 4Fe-4S dicluster domain-containing protein, with product MAIIITDECINCDACIVECPNNAIYEPDQEWSYSDETALSGMVTSPSGEEVDADAQNDPISDEFYYIVPDKCTECKGFHDEPQCASVCPVDCCITDENHVETEEELLEKKAWLHAE from the coding sequence ATGGCTATCATAATAACAGACGAATGCATCAATTGTGATGCTTGTATTGTTGAATGCCCAAACAATGCAATTTATGAACCAGACCAAGAATGGTCTTATTCTGATGAAACCGCTTTAAGCGGAATGGTAACATCTCCTAGTGGTGAAGAAGTTGATGCAGATGCACAAAATGATCCTATCTCAGATGAATTCTATTACATAGTTCCAGACAAATGTACAGAGTGTAAAGGTTTTCATGACGAACCTCAATGTGCATCGGTATGTCCAGTAGATTGTTGCATTACTGACGAAAATCATGTAGAAACAGAAGAAGAATTATTAGAGAAAAAAGCTTGGTTACATGCTGAATAA
- a CDS encoding 2-oxoacid:acceptor oxidoreductase subunit alpha, which yields MIAEKKKVQPEVLEAVVIRFVGDSGDGMQLTGTQFSDTSAMFGNDVATFPNYPSEIRAPQGSLYGVSGFQVHIGSVEISTPGDEVDLLVAMNPAGLKTNLYAVKPGHTIIVDTDSFTKKNLDKAQYDINPLEDGSLDNYRVIEVSITSLTKEALKDVEGLDNKSITRSKNMFALGMVYWMYHRSTEHTIDFFNKKFAAQPHLIESNTKVLNAGFYFAETLELIPNSYTISPAKMESGTYRIIGGNTATAWGFLAAAEKSGIELFLGSYPITPATDILHELVKHKHFGVKAFQAEDEIAGITSAIGASFAGDLAITTTSGPGLALKGEALGLAMMVELPLVVVNVQRGGPSTGLPTKTEQSDLLQAMYGRNGESPVIVIAASTPSNCFNYAYQAAKLALEHMTPVILLTDGYIANGSEPWKIKSVAEMPEIKNNRIVEAKDNWHPYDRDEKTLARDWAVPGTFGLEHRIGGLEKDKITGNVSYVPENHEYMTKIRAEKIKRVENYIPDLTTEFADEGDLLVIGWGGTYGSLHSAVKQLNEEGFKNIGFTHFNYINPLPKNTEEVLNKFKKIVVCELNNGQFVHILKMNFNRCGMLQFNKIQGLPFGNSELVEKFKQLLK from the coding sequence ATGATTGCTGAAAAAAAGAAAGTACAGCCAGAAGTTTTAGAAGCAGTTGTTATAAGATTTGTAGGGGACTCTGGAGATGGAATGCAGTTAACAGGAACTCAGTTTTCTGATACTTCTGCAATGTTTGGAAATGATGTTGCAACGTTTCCAAATTATCCTTCAGAAATTAGAGCGCCACAGGGAAGTTTATATGGGGTTTCTGGTTTTCAAGTTCATATAGGTAGTGTAGAGATTAGTACACCTGGAGATGAAGTTGATTTATTGGTAGCCATGAATCCTGCTGGCTTAAAAACTAATCTTTATGCGGTAAAACCGGGGCATACTATTATTGTTGATACAGATTCATTTACCAAAAAGAATTTGGATAAAGCTCAATATGATATAAACCCTCTTGAAGATGGAAGTCTTGATAATTATAGAGTTATTGAAGTATCCATTACCTCACTTACAAAAGAGGCATTAAAAGATGTAGAAGGTTTAGATAATAAAAGTATAACACGAAGCAAAAACATGTTTGCTTTAGGGATGGTTTATTGGATGTATCATCGTTCTACAGAACATACAATTGATTTTTTTAATAAGAAATTTGCTGCTCAACCTCATTTAATAGAATCGAATACAAAAGTTTTAAATGCAGGTTTTTATTTTGCAGAAACCTTAGAGTTAATTCCAAATTCATATACAATTTCACCTGCTAAAATGGAGTCTGGTACCTACAGAATTATTGGTGGTAATACAGCTACAGCTTGGGGTTTTTTGGCAGCAGCAGAAAAATCTGGTATAGAATTATTTTTAGGTTCATATCCAATAACACCAGCAACAGATATATTACATGAACTGGTTAAACATAAACATTTTGGTGTAAAAGCTTTTCAGGCTGAAGATGAGATTGCTGGTATTACCTCGGCAATAGGAGCATCTTTTGCTGGAGATTTAGCAATTACAACTACTTCTGGCCCTGGTTTAGCTTTAAAAGGAGAAGCTTTAGGATTAGCTATGATGGTAGAGTTGCCTTTGGTTGTTGTAAACGTTCAACGCGGAGGTCCTTCAACAGGATTACCAACTAAAACAGAACAATCAGATTTGTTGCAGGCTATGTATGGAAGAAATGGTGAAAGCCCAGTAATAGTTATTGCTGCTAGTACACCTTCAAATTGTTTTAATTATGCTTATCAAGCTGCTAAATTGGCTTTAGAGCATATGACTCCTGTAATATTGTTAACAGATGGTTATATCGCTAATGGATCTGAGCCATGGAAAATCAAGTCGGTTGCTGAAATGCCTGAAATTAAAAACAATAGAATTGTTGAAGCTAAAGATAATTGGCATCCTTATGATAGAGATGAAAAAACATTAGCTCGTGATTGGGCAGTACCAGGAACATTTGGTTTAGAGCATAGAATAGGTGGTTTAGAGAAAGATAAAATAACAGGTAATGTGTCTTATGTTCCAGAAAACCATGAGTACATGACCAAAATTAGAGCAGAGAAAATAAAGCGTGTTGAAAATTATATACCCGATTTAACTACTGAATTTGCTGATGAAGGTGATTTATTAGTAATTGGTTGGGGCGGAACATATGGTAGTTTACATTCTGCAGTAAAACAACTAAATGAAGAAGGCTTTAAAAATATAGGGTTTACACATTTTAATTATATAAACCCACTTCCAAAAAACACAGAAGAGGTCTTGAATAAGTTTAAAAAGATTGTAGTTTGTGAATTAAACAACGGGCAATTTGTTCACATTTTAAAAATGAACTTTAACCGATGTGGTATGTTACAATTCAACAAAATTCAAGGATTACCTTTTGGGAATTCAGAGCTTGTAGAGAAGTTT